From a region of the Triticum aestivum cultivar Chinese Spring chromosome 7D, IWGSC CS RefSeq v2.1, whole genome shotgun sequence genome:
- the LOC123168247 gene encoding uncharacterized protein has product MKHLLLPSPLPLLLHGPASKPLLLHVRQRHRHALSAAPDGNSGDTSTAASEPPPTDTQPSPPPSAPPSTNSGTTSVKTRLRSRNQARRVQEPYLPPVEVKMMRGKGKANASAAPRREKEKRKKTWDEMSLGEKAYELYVGEKGALFWLNKFAYASIFIIAGAWILFRFVGPATGLYQLDAPPLAPTDVLRGS; this is encoded by the coding sequence ATGAAGCACCTCCTCCTCCCATCcccgctccctctcctcctccacggCCCCGCCTCCAAGCCGCTCCTCCTCCACGTCCGGCAGCGCCACCGCCACGCCCTGAGCGCCGCACCCGACGGCAACTCCGGCGACACTTCCACGGCCGCGTCCGAGCCGCCTCCCACGGACACCCAGCCCAGCCCGCCACCCTCCGCACCTCCGTCCACCAACTCCGGCACCACCAGCGTCAAGACCCGCCTCCGTTCAAGGAACCAGGCCCGCCGCGTCCAGGAGCCGTACCTGCCCCCGGTGGAGGTGAAGATGATGCGGGGCAAGGGCAAGGCGAACGCTTCCGCGGCGccgaggagggagaaggagaagcgGAAGAAGACGTGGGACGAGATGAGCCTCGGCGAGAAGGCCTACGAGCTGTACGTCGGGGAGAAGGGGGCCCTCTTCTGGCTCAACAAGTTCGCCTACGCCTCCATCTTCATCATAGCCGGCGCCTGGATCCTGTTCCGCTTCGTCGGGCCCGCCACCGGGCTGTACCAGCTCGACGCGCCGCCGCTGGCGCCCACGGACGTCCTGCGCGGCTCCTAG
- the LOC123168245 gene encoding endoglucanase 18, protein MARCVRGCCCVLVLLLVALGITAAVVFLRNRNGGGGGGDRPVPGSVDHKYAEALAVALQFFQVQKSGKLVKNQIPWRGDSAVDDGQEAGLDLSRGMYDAGDHIKFGFPLAFTATMLSWSVLEYGGAMEAAKQRDSALDALRWIMDYLVNAHPADDVLYIQVGDPEADHKCWERPETMSEKRPLTKITANSPGSDVAAETAAAMAAASLVYKPIDAPYSSSLLGHAQQLFAFADRHRAAYTRTFPELAKYYNSTTYQDELLWASGWLFHATGNGSYLAYATGKNGEDFADLGNPRYFSWDDKRPGTQVLLSRVSFFASQGAGVADDNEGGLESYKQTADAVMCILLPDSETAAFRTEGGLLYVAEWNSLQHPVASAFLAAVYGDYMLTSGKTELTCGGQSFSPDDLRKFAQSQADYVLGDNPMKLSYLVGYGDSYPQRVHHRGASIPADVNTGCGGQQWLESPDTNPNVATGALVGGPFKNDSFVDERQNVMQNEATTYNSALIVGLLSGLLTTSSVAQSLSS, encoded by the exons ATGGCGCGCTGCGTGCGGGGCTGCTGCTGCGTCCTGGTGCTGCTGCTCGTCGCGCTCGGCATCACGGCCGCCGTCGTGTTCCTCCGCAacaggaacggcggcggcggcggcggcgaccgcccCGTCCCCGGCTCCGTCGACCACAAGTACGCCGAGGCGCTCGCCGTGGCCCTCCAGTTCTTCCAGGTCCAGAAAT CCGGGAAGCTGGTGAAGAACCAGATCCCGTGGAGGGGTGACTCGGCGGTGGACGACGGGCAGGAGGCCGGGCTGGACCTCTCCCGGGGGATGTACGACGCCGGCGATCACATCAAGTTTGGCTTCCCGCTGGCGTTCACGGCCACCATGCTGTCGTGGTCCGTCCTCGAGTACGGCGGCGCCATGGAGGCCGCCAAGCAGCGGGACTCCGCCCTCGACGCGCTGCGCTGGATCATGGACTACCTCGTCAATGCGCACCCCGCCGACGACGTCCTGTACATCCAG GTAGGCGACCCTGAAGCCGACCACAAGTGCTGGGAGAGGCCGGAGACCATGTCGGAGAAGCGGCCGCTGACCAAGATCACCGCCAACTCCCCCGGCAGCGACGTGGcggccgagacggcggcggcgatggccgcGGCGTCGCTGGTCTACAAGCCCATCGACGCTCCCTACTCGTCGTCCCTCCTGGGCCACGCGCAGCAGCTCTTCGCGTTCGCGGACCGGCACAGGGCCGCCTACACGCGCACCTTCCCGGAGCTCGCCAAGTACTACAACTCCACCACGTACCAGGACGAGCTGCTGTGGGCGAGCGGCTGGCTCTTCCACGCCACCGGCAACGGCAGCTACCTCGCCTACGCCACCGGCAAGAACGGCGAGGACTTCGCCGACCTCGGCAACCCCCGCTACTTCAGCTGGGACGACAAGCGCCCGGGCACCCAGGTCCTCCTGTCGAGGGTGAGCTTCTTCGCGTCGCAGGGGGCCGGCGTCGCCGACGACAACGAAGGTGGCCTGGAGTCGTACAAGCAGACCGCCGACGCCGTCATGTGCATCCTTCTGCCGGACTCTGAAACCGCCGCGTTCAGAACGGAAGGTGGGTTGCTGTACGTGGCCGAGTGGAACTCGCTCCAGCACCCCGTCGCCTCGGCCTTCCTCGCCGCCGTTTACGGCGACTACATGCTCACCTCGGGGAAGACGGAGCTCACCTGCGGCGGGCAGAGCTTCTCGCCGGACGACCTGCGCAAGTTCGCCCAGTCTCAG GCGGACTACGTGCTGGGGGACAACCCGATGAAGCTGAGCTACCTGGTCGGGTACGGCGACAGCTACCCGCAGCGGGTGCACCACCGGGGCGCGTCCATCCCGGCGGACGTCAACACGGGCTGCGGCGGCCAGCAGTGGCTCGAGTCGCCTGACACCAACCCGAACGTGGCCACGGGGGCGCTCGTCGGGGGCCCCTTCAAGAACGACTCGTTCGTGGACGAGCGGCAGAACGTGATGCAGAACGAGGCCACCACGTACAACAGCGCGCTCATCGTCGGCCTCCTCTCCGGCCTCCTCACCACTTCCTCCGTCGCGCAGTCCTTGTCGTCCTGA